AAGATCTTTGGAGGTAATTTTCAAAGCTTGGGCGGCTTGAGGCGCTTGACCCGCATCTTTCCACAAAATCGCGGCGCAGGCTTCGGGGGTAGCTACAGTATAAACGGAATGTTCTAACATCAGCAGTTTTTCCCCAACTCCAATCCCTAACGCTCCACCGGAACCTCCTTCACCAATGACGGTACAGATAATGGGAACGTCTAAATTAAACATTTCTCGGAGGTTATAAGCGATCGCTTCTCCTTGACCGAGTTTTTCGGCGTCCACTCCCGCCCAGGCGCCAGGAGTATCAATAAAGGTGAGAATGGGCATGGAAAAACGGTTGGCGTGTTCCATTAACCGCATGGCTTTGCGATAGCCACCGGGGGCGGCCATACCGAAATTCCGGGCTACATTATCTTTGGTATCCCGTCCTTTTTGATGACCGAGGATGATCACAGGTTGTCCACCTAAACGAGCAACGCCCCCCACTAAGGCTGGATCATCATAGCCTCGGCGATCGCCATGTAACTCCATCCATTCATCGGTCATGGCTTGAATATAATCTAGGGTGCTCGGCCGTCGGGGATGACGAGCCAGTTGTAGCCGTTGTAGGGGAGATAAACTACTAAAAATTTCTTGTCGCAGTTGGTTAGCACGGGCTTCGAGTTGCCGAATTTCTTCGGATACATCAACACCATTTTCATTCGCTAATTGACGAATTTGGTCAATTCGGCTTTCTAGCTCGACTAGAGGCTTTTCAAAGTCCAGGAGAATCGGTTTTCGATTAGAATTAGCCACACTCAAAATTACAGTTACAGGGGTGAATATTTCTCAGTATTTTATCGTGGAACAGGCATCTTGCCTGTATCTTGTATTCTGTATCTTGTATCCTGTCTCCTGTGTCCTGAATTTGCCTCATTGGGAATTATTTGTGGAAAGTTCGAGTCAAGGATAAAGTATTGCGTCCGATTGAGGTGATTACCTCTAAATTAGAGTGAATAAAAAAATTTTTGAAAATTTGCGTAATTTTGTTTCTAAGTCGCTATAAGTCAGTATAGCTAATTATGAGGTATTGGTGACCATGCGTTACGATAATTTTGGCCCCGGTGA
The sequence above is drawn from the Planktothrix serta PCC 8927 genome and encodes:
- the accA gene encoding acetyl-CoA carboxylase carboxyl transferase subunit alpha, whose translation is MANSNRKPILLDFEKPLVELESRIDQIRQLANENGVDVSEEIRQLEARANQLRQEIFSSLSPLQRLQLARHPRRPSTLDYIQAMTDEWMELHGDRRGYDDPALVGGVARLGGQPVIILGHQKGRDTKDNVARNFGMAAPGGYRKAMRLMEHANRFSMPILTFIDTPGAWAGVDAEKLGQGEAIAYNLREMFNLDVPIICTVIGEGGSGGALGIGVGEKLLMLEHSVYTVATPEACAAILWKDAGQAPQAAQALKITSKDLKQLGIIDEVVPEPDGGAHSNPLKAAELLKNVLLKSLAELLALTSQQRREMRYQKFRNIGVFAEVKV